In Bacillus toyonensis BCT-7112, a single window of DNA contains:
- a CDS encoding DUF1189 domain-containing protein, giving the protein MSIFKQLAKSVYSPKDIALFRFQKIGKTILYIMLLCLITTIPRTFLYGSVIQDGVNMVNKVIEKDLPDFKIENGELTADIDQPIEKEDGNALFVFDPNSTNLEKYQNKTGLFVLKDKVVSMGNGQTQTYSYNDLLGASLEKKDLQDFISLFDSIYPILLFVIGFLVYLFQLFITFVGVTLLAFIGSAMSGQRKLSYKQVWTLTAYSYTIPTIFFMIMDLFKIVVPGSTFIYIAVVLIVLYLTLKEVPQPKEK; this is encoded by the coding sequence ATGTCCATTTTTAAACAGCTAGCAAAAAGCGTATATTCGCCTAAAGATATTGCGCTTTTCCGTTTTCAAAAAATCGGTAAAACCATTTTGTATATTATGCTTCTTTGCCTAATCACTACTATTCCAAGAACTTTCTTGTACGGTAGCGTTATTCAAGACGGTGTTAATATGGTAAATAAAGTAATCGAAAAAGATTTACCTGATTTTAAAATTGAAAATGGCGAACTAACAGCAGATATTGATCAACCTATCGAAAAAGAAGATGGAAATGCCCTTTTCGTATTTGATCCAAATTCAACAAACTTAGAAAAATATCAAAATAAAACGGGTTTATTTGTTTTAAAAGATAAAGTAGTCTCCATGGGAAATGGTCAAACACAAACGTATTCCTATAACGACTTATTAGGTGCATCTCTTGAGAAAAAAGATTTACAAGACTTTATTTCTCTATTCGATAGTATCTATCCAATTTTATTATTTGTTATCGGATTTTTAGTGTACCTATTCCAATTATTCATTACTTTTGTAGGCGTGACTTTACTTGCGTTCATCGGTTCTGCTATGAGCGGACAACGTAAATTATCCTACAAACAAGTTTGGACATTAACTGCTTACAGTTACACAATTCCAACAATCTTCTTTATGATTATGGATTTATTTAAAATCGTCGTACCTGGTTCAACATTCATTTATATCGCAGTTGTTTTAATTGTTCTATACTTAACACTTAAAGAAGTTCCACAACCGAAAGAAAAATAA
- a CDS encoding Fur family transcriptional regulator, which translates to MNLTEALRLMKEKGYKHTGKREEMLRLFAAHNRYLTAKDVLEHMKDDYPGLSFDTIYRNLTVFAEIGVLEQTELNGEKHFRFTCSIMEHHHHFICLDCGGTKEITSCPMDFMNKDFNGYEVTGHKFEIYGRCPKCAK; encoded by the coding sequence ATGAATCTAACAGAAGCTTTACGCCTAATGAAAGAAAAAGGATACAAACATACTGGGAAAAGGGAAGAGATGCTCAGATTATTTGCAGCTCACAATCGTTATTTAACAGCAAAAGATGTTTTAGAGCATATGAAGGATGATTATCCAGGTCTTAGTTTTGATACGATTTATCGTAACTTAACGGTTTTTGCTGAAATCGGCGTTTTAGAACAAACAGAATTAAATGGTGAAAAACATTTTCGTTTTACATGTTCCATTATGGAACATCATCATCATTTTATTTGTTTAGATTGCGGGGGAACGAAAGAGATTACTTCCTGTCCAATGGATTTTATGAATAAAGATTTTAACGGTTATGAAGTAACAGGGCATAAATTTGAAATATACGGCCGTTGTCCAAAGTGTGCAAAATAA
- the vrrA gene encoding VrrA/YqfQ family protein, with protein MFPKSPVRQMYPNPGQQPYTPYPIPQLPPMAQKKKGFLAKLFKKHDPTEPFMQMVPPYRQIEGQPPMMHQQQPPQYQQQYQQQQQYQQQYQQQYQQQYPHQYSQQYQPYMQQYPEQMIPPQMYESNETRGGTATTAASSSGIGSFFSNLISNPTNMINNIEKVSQVVQSVSPVVEQYGPIMRNLPSIVKILTSGKSTEEDQTEDLTEKVEVATPPPPQKKRKRKKIVIEPAIETEVREEPVQKIATKPKLYV; from the coding sequence ATGTTTCCAAAATCTCCCGTAAGGCAAATGTATCCGAATCCAGGCCAACAACCTTATACACCATACCCCATTCCACAACTACCACCGATGGCACAAAAAAAGAAAGGATTCCTTGCTAAACTCTTTAAAAAACACGATCCAACCGAACCTTTCATGCAAATGGTTCCGCCTTATCGACAAATAGAAGGACAGCCGCCAATGATGCACCAACAACAGCCACCCCAATATCAACAGCAATATCAACAGCAACAGCAATATCAACAGCAATACCAACAACAATACCAACAACAATACCCGCATCAATACTCACAGCAATATCAACCATACATGCAGCAGTATCCAGAGCAAATGATTCCCCCTCAAATGTATGAATCAAACGAAACGCGCGGCGGTACAGCCACTACAGCAGCATCTAGCAGCGGCATCGGCAGTTTTTTTTCGAATTTAATTTCGAATCCAACTAATATGATAAACAATATCGAAAAAGTATCACAAGTCGTTCAATCTGTAAGCCCTGTCGTCGAACAGTACGGTCCCATTATGCGTAACCTACCAAGCATTGTTAAAATCCTCACCTCTGGAAAAAGTACGGAAGAAGATCAAACTGAAGATCTAACAGAAAAGGTTGAGGTAGCAACTCCCCCTCCTCCACAAAAAAAAAGAAAAAGAAAAAAAATAGTGATTGAGCCAGCCATAGAAACAGAAGTACGAGAGGAGCCTGTTCAAAAAATAGCAACAAAACCCAAACTATATGTGTAA
- the sodA gene encoding superoxide dismutase [Mn], with the protein MAKHELPNLPYAYDALEPHFDKETMNIHHTKHHNTYITNLNAALEGHAELADKSVEELVANLNEVPEAIRTAVRNNGGGHANHTFFWTILSPNGGGQPVGELATAIEAKFGSFDAFKEEFAKAGATRFGSGWAWLVVNNGELEVTSTPNQDSPLTEGKTPVIGLDVWEHAYYLNYQNRRPDYIGAFWNVVDWNAAEKRYQEAK; encoded by the coding sequence ATGGCAAAACACGAATTACCAAACTTACCTTATGCGTATGATGCTTTAGAGCCTCACTTTGACAAAGAAACAATGAACATCCATCATACAAAACATCACAACACGTACATTACAAACTTAAACGCTGCTTTAGAAGGTCATGCAGAACTAGCTGACAAAAGCGTTGAAGAATTAGTTGCAAACTTAAACGAAGTACCAGAAGCAATCCGTACAGCAGTACGTAACAATGGTGGTGGACATGCTAACCATACATTCTTCTGGACAATTCTTTCTCCAAACGGCGGGGGACAACCAGTAGGCGAACTTGCAACTGCGATTGAAGCGAAATTCGGTAGCTTCGATGCATTCAAAGAAGAATTCGCAAAAGCTGGCGCAACTCGCTTCGGTTCTGGTTGGGCTTGGTTAGTAGTAAACAATGGTGAGTTAGAAGTAACAAGCACGCCAAACCAAGATTCTCCTCTAACTGAAGGTAAAACTCCAGTTATCGGTTTAGATGTTTGGGAGCATGCTTACTACTTAAATTACCAAAACCGTCGTCCAGACTACATCGGTGCATTCTGGAACGTTGTAGATTGGAACGCTGCTGAAAAACGTTACCAAGAAGCAAAATAA
- a CDS encoding DUF2624 domain-containing protein, which translates to MNLIKQIVNKKLNHISTKELLKYSKEYEVSITTAQADQIVLLMKGKNINIYDNNERLELLKQIAKVTSPATAQQVNTLFQQLLK; encoded by the coding sequence ATGAATCTCATTAAACAAATTGTGAATAAAAAATTAAATCATATTTCTACAAAAGAGTTATTGAAATATAGTAAAGAATATGAAGTTTCAATTACAACTGCACAAGCTGATCAAATTGTTTTACTTATGAAAGGAAAGAATATTAACATTTATGATAATAATGAGCGACTAGAACTCTTAAAACAAATCGCAAAAGTAACTTCCCCTGCTACCGCGCAACAAGTAAACACTTTATTTCAGCAACTACTAAAATAA
- a CDS encoding MFS transporter, whose product MKWKHIIGDVEVNRDLVLLLLIGGLYTLAISLSNTFVNIYLWKQTQNYVNLGLYNLASVVLQPLTFLIGGKLAKRIDRSILLRIGVGTLAIFFIVVLVAGKSASHYILLMGALLGVGYGFYWLAFNLLTFEITEPETRDFFNGFLGLLTSFSGMIGPIAAGYTISRMAKWSGYTVIFFLSLVLFAIAVVLSFFLSKRECEGRYEITKVLKERRIDKNWGRITRAHFFQGLREGTFIFVISVYVYLATDSELALGKYSLVNSAVSFVCYYLVARMLKKEWRKKAILLGGIILYAVVFLVIFNVTYTKLLIYAACIAIAYPILLVPYGSMTYDVIGRAKNAREWRVEYVVVRELWLNAGRICSVLSFLCAVLFFPPEKSLPFLLCILGAGHFLIYFAIKNVKYDEGNVGKTSVVAQETTQNQTEPEG is encoded by the coding sequence ATGAAGTGGAAACATATAATTGGTGACGTTGAAGTGAATCGGGATTTAGTGTTATTGCTCCTTATTGGAGGTTTATACACGCTCGCAATTTCTTTATCGAATACGTTTGTTAATATTTATTTATGGAAACAAACACAAAATTATGTGAATCTTGGCTTGTATAATTTGGCCAGCGTTGTATTGCAGCCTCTCACATTTCTTATAGGTGGGAAATTAGCGAAACGTATTGACCGCTCAATCTTGTTACGAATAGGCGTAGGCACGTTAGCAATTTTTTTTATCGTTGTTTTAGTAGCGGGAAAAAGCGCTTCTCACTATATTTTATTAATGGGGGCTCTTTTAGGAGTCGGATATGGTTTTTATTGGCTCGCGTTTAACTTATTGACATTTGAGATTACAGAACCAGAAACAAGAGATTTCTTTAATGGGTTTCTTGGACTTCTTACATCCTTCTCTGGAATGATTGGACCGATAGCGGCAGGATACACAATTTCACGTATGGCAAAATGGAGTGGTTATACTGTCATATTCTTTCTTTCATTAGTGCTATTTGCAATTGCTGTCGTTTTAAGCTTTTTTTTATCTAAGAGAGAATGTGAAGGGCGTTATGAAATTACAAAAGTATTGAAGGAGCGACGGATTGATAAAAATTGGGGGAGAATTACACGTGCTCATTTTTTCCAAGGGTTGAGAGAGGGAACATTTATTTTTGTTATTTCAGTATATGTGTACTTAGCAACCGATAGTGAGCTCGCATTAGGGAAATATAGCTTAGTCAACTCCGCTGTATCATTTGTATGTTACTACTTAGTTGCTCGTATGTTGAAGAAAGAGTGGCGAAAAAAAGCGATTTTGCTTGGAGGCATTATTTTATATGCGGTCGTATTTTTAGTTATATTCAATGTTACATACACAAAATTACTTATTTATGCAGCATGTATCGCGATCGCATACCCTATTTTACTCGTTCCGTACGGGTCAATGACATATGACGTAATTGGTAGAGCGAAAAATGCGAGAGAGTGGCGTGTAGAGTATGTAGTTGTCCGGGAATTATGGTTAAATGCTGGAAGGATTTGTTCGGTTTTAAGTTTTTTATGTGCTGTGTTATTCTTTCCGCCTGAAAAAAGTTTACCTTTCTTACTATGTATTTTAGGTGCTGGACATTTTCTTATTTATTTTGCAATTAAAAATGTCAAATATGATGAGGGAAATGTGGGGAAAACCAGCGTTGTAGCGCAAGAAACTACTCAGAATCAAACTGAACCAGAAGGTTAA
- a CDS encoding DEAD/DEAH box helicase, which translates to MTQQTFTQYDFKPFLIDAIRELRFTEPTGIQQKIFPVVKKGVSVIGQSQTGSGKTHAYLLPTLNRINPSREEVQLVITAPTRELAQQIYEEIVKLTKFCAEDQMITARCLIGGTDKQRSIEKLKKQPHIVVGTPGRIKDLVEEKALFVYKADTIIVDEADLMLDMGFIQDVDKIAARMPKNLQMLVFSATIPQKLKPFLKKYMENPEHIHINPKQVAAGNIEHYLVPSRHRNKIELVKNMLLQFKPYLAIVFTNTKKKADEVADGLAERGLKVGRIHGDLSPRDRKKMMKQVRDLEFQYIVATDLAARGIDIEGISHVINYELPSDLDFFVHRVGRTARAGHSGIAVTIYDPANEEALDSLEKQRHIEFKHVDLRGDEWADLGDRRRRKSRKKPNDGLDVMATKVVKKPKKVKPNYKRKLATERDKVKKKYSNKKR; encoded by the coding sequence ATGACACAACAAACTTTTACACAGTATGATTTTAAACCATTTTTAATAGATGCAATTCGTGAACTACGCTTTACAGAGCCGACAGGAATTCAACAGAAAATTTTCCCGGTCGTGAAAAAAGGTGTAAGTGTAATTGGACAATCCCAAACAGGTTCTGGGAAAACACATGCATACTTACTTCCTACATTAAACAGAATTAATCCAAGTCGTGAAGAAGTACAGCTTGTTATTACAGCTCCTACTCGTGAGTTAGCACAACAAATTTACGAAGAAATCGTGAAATTAACAAAGTTCTGTGCAGAAGATCAAATGATTACAGCACGTTGTTTAATTGGTGGAACTGATAAACAACGATCGATTGAAAAGTTGAAAAAACAACCACATATTGTAGTTGGAACACCAGGACGTATTAAAGACTTAGTAGAAGAAAAGGCGCTATTTGTTTATAAAGCGGATACTATTATTGTCGATGAAGCGGATTTAATGCTTGATATGGGATTCATTCAAGATGTAGATAAAATTGCAGCACGTATGCCTAAAAACTTGCAAATGCTAGTTTTCTCTGCAACAATTCCTCAAAAATTAAAACCATTTTTGAAGAAATATATGGAGAATCCAGAACATATTCATATTAATCCGAAACAAGTTGCAGCAGGAAATATTGAGCATTACCTTGTGCCTTCAAGACACCGTAATAAAATTGAATTAGTGAAAAATATGCTACTTCAATTTAAACCGTACTTAGCAATTGTGTTTACAAACACGAAGAAGAAGGCTGATGAAGTAGCCGATGGATTAGCTGAACGTGGGTTAAAAGTAGGGCGTATACACGGTGATTTATCACCACGTGATCGTAAAAAAATGATGAAACAAGTTCGTGATTTAGAGTTCCAATACATTGTCGCAACAGATTTAGCGGCACGCGGTATTGATATTGAAGGAATTAGCCATGTTATTAACTATGAACTTCCATCAGATTTAGATTTCTTCGTTCACCGCGTTGGAAGAACTGCACGTGCGGGTCATTCAGGGATTGCAGTGACAATTTATGATCCAGCAAATGAAGAAGCGTTAGATAGTTTGGAAAAACAACGTCATATCGAATTTAAGCATGTAGATTTACGCGGAGATGAGTGGGCGGATTTAGGTGACCGTCGTCGTCGTAAGAGTCGTAAAAAACCAAATGATGGACTAGATGTTATGGCAACAAAAGTTGTTAAAAAGCCGAAAAAAGTAAAACCAAACTATAAGCGAAAACTTGCAACAGAACGTGACAAAGTGAAGAAAAAATATAGCAATAAAAAAAGATAA
- a CDS encoding metal ABC transporter ATP-binding protein encodes MNNILEIEGLTFRYEDRNVLENINLQVPKGAFLGLVGPNGSGKSTLLKCLLGVLKPKQGSIRLFGVDSKKFKEWNKLGYVSQKANSFNSGFPATVFEVVSMGLVSKKGLFRFFTKDDKAKVEKAIADVGMSEFQGRNIGELSGGQQQRVFIARALVSDPELLILDEPTVGIDVKNVESFYEILEDLNKRLGITLILVTHDMGAVTEKVTHVACLNQHLHFHGNVKEFRELEDAEMSVLYGHHVHRLKHEHEHHGRI; translated from the coding sequence ATGAATAATATATTGGAAATAGAAGGATTAACGTTTCGATATGAAGATCGAAATGTGTTAGAAAATATTAATTTGCAAGTTCCGAAGGGAGCTTTTTTAGGTTTAGTTGGGCCAAATGGTTCTGGGAAATCCACTTTACTAAAATGTTTATTAGGCGTTTTAAAGCCTAAACAAGGGAGTATTCGCTTGTTTGGTGTTGATAGCAAGAAGTTTAAAGAATGGAACAAACTTGGCTATGTATCCCAAAAGGCAAATAGTTTCAACTCTGGTTTTCCAGCAACTGTTTTTGAAGTTGTGTCAATGGGGCTCGTTTCGAAAAAAGGTCTTTTTCGCTTTTTCACGAAAGACGACAAGGCGAAGGTAGAAAAGGCGATTGCTGATGTAGGGATGAGTGAATTTCAAGGTCGCAATATTGGAGAGCTTTCTGGTGGACAACAACAACGTGTATTTATTGCTCGTGCGCTCGTTAGTGATCCTGAATTACTTATTTTGGACGAGCCTACTGTTGGGATTGATGTGAAAAATGTGGAAAGTTTTTATGAGATATTAGAGGATTTAAACAAAAGGCTTGGGATTACATTAATTCTTGTTACTCATGATATGGGGGCTGTTACCGAGAAAGTAACACATGTTGCATGTCTAAACCAACATTTACATTTTCATGGGAATGTAAAGGAGTTCCGAGAGTTAGAAGATGCAGAAATGTCCGTCTTATATGGACATCATGTCCATCGTTTAAAACACGAGCATGAGCATCACGGGAGGATATAA
- a CDS encoding YitT family protein, translating to MEQKQHRKESVIHLIYRLVMIIFGAACAAVAIELFLMPNKIIDGGIIGISLILDYLTPNIWWLSFSTLVVILNIPFMYSGYKQIGKTFMLSSAFGIVALAFIESTLHAVPPFTTEPILATVFGGLILGLGVGLVIRHGGSMDGTEIMGILLTKKLPFSVGEFVMFVNLFVFAWAAFVFGVEQAMYSVMTYYIAFKTIDTVIQGLDETKAVLIVSDQYEEVSNAILHRLGRGTTKLVAKGGYTDKEKEVIYAVVTRLEVTKLKSIVHEIDENAFVTIMSTQETNGGKFKSAIH from the coding sequence ATGGAACAAAAGCAACATCGAAAAGAAAGCGTTATCCATCTCATTTATCGTTTAGTAATGATTATTTTTGGGGCAGCGTGCGCGGCGGTAGCGATTGAATTATTCTTAATGCCAAATAAAATTATTGATGGTGGAATTATTGGTATTTCTCTTATATTAGATTATCTTACTCCTAATATTTGGTGGTTAAGTTTTTCTACTTTAGTTGTTATCCTCAACATTCCGTTTATGTACTCTGGGTATAAGCAAATCGGAAAAACATTTATGTTATCCTCAGCATTTGGGATTGTAGCTTTAGCATTTATTGAATCGACATTACATGCTGTTCCACCATTTACAACTGAGCCCATTTTAGCAACAGTTTTTGGTGGCCTTATTTTGGGGCTTGGTGTAGGACTTGTTATTCGTCATGGCGGATCAATGGACGGAACAGAAATTATGGGGATTTTATTAACGAAGAAATTACCGTTTTCTGTTGGTGAATTCGTAATGTTTGTGAACTTATTTGTTTTTGCATGGGCAGCATTTGTATTTGGTGTCGAACAAGCTATGTATTCTGTTATGACGTACTATATTGCATTCAAAACAATTGATACGGTAATTCAAGGTTTAGATGAAACGAAAGCAGTTTTAATTGTATCAGATCAGTATGAGGAAGTATCAAATGCCATTTTGCATCGTCTCGGTCGTGGAACTACAAAGCTTGTAGCCAAAGGTGGTTACACGGATAAAGAAAAAGAAGTTATTTATGCAGTTGTAACGCGTTTGGAAGTGACGAAGTTAAAATCAATTGTGCATGAAATTGATGAAAATGCATTTGTTACGATTATGAGTACACAAGAAACAAATGGTGGTAAGTTTAAATCAGCTATCCACTAA
- a CDS encoding deoxyribonuclease IV, with the protein MLKIGSHVSMSGKKMLLAASEEAVSYGATTFMIYTGAPQNTRRKPIEELNIEAGRKHMELNGIEEIIVHAPYIINVGNTTKPETFQLGVDFLRMEIERTAALGVAKQIVLHPGAHVGAGADAGIQQIIKGLNEVITPEQTVNIALETMAGKGTECGRSFEEIAKIIDGVKYNEKISVCFDTCHTHDAGYDIVNDFDGVLNEFDKIVGVDRLQVLHINDSKNVRGAGKDRHENIGFGHIGYKALHHIVHHPQLMNVPKILETPYVGEDKKDKKPPYKLEIEMLKNGTFDEGILEKIKAQ; encoded by the coding sequence ATGTTAAAGATTGGATCTCATGTCTCAATGAGTGGTAAGAAAATGTTATTAGCAGCAAGTGAAGAGGCTGTTTCATACGGTGCAACGACGTTTATGATTTATACAGGTGCACCGCAAAATACACGAAGAAAACCAATTGAAGAATTGAACATAGAAGCAGGACGTAAACATATGGAACTGAATGGTATTGAGGAAATTATCGTCCATGCACCATATATTATTAACGTTGGTAATACGACGAAGCCAGAAACATTCCAATTAGGTGTAGACTTCCTGCGCATGGAAATTGAAAGAACAGCGGCATTAGGTGTTGCGAAACAAATTGTTCTTCACCCAGGAGCGCACGTTGGTGCTGGAGCAGATGCAGGTATTCAACAAATTATTAAAGGGCTTAATGAAGTAATAACGCCTGAACAGACGGTTAACATTGCGCTAGAGACGATGGCTGGAAAAGGAACAGAGTGTGGTCGTAGCTTTGAGGAAATTGCAAAGATTATTGATGGTGTAAAATATAATGAAAAGATATCTGTATGTTTTGATACGTGTCATACGCATGATGCGGGTTATGATATTGTAAATGATTTTGACGGTGTATTGAACGAATTTGACAAGATTGTTGGTGTAGATCGATTACAAGTGCTTCATATTAATGATAGTAAAAATGTGCGTGGGGCCGGAAAGGACCGTCACGAAAATATCGGTTTTGGTCATATCGGTTATAAAGCATTGCATCATATTGTACATCATCCGCAGTTAATGAACGTGCCAAAAATTCTTGAAACACCATATGTAGGTGAAGATAAAAAAGATAAGAAGCCACCATATAAATTAGAAATCGAAATGCTGAAAAACGGTACTTTTGATGAGGGGATTCTTGAAAAAATTAAAGCGCAATAA
- the ispG gene encoding flavodoxin-dependent (E)-4-hydroxy-3-methylbut-2-enyl-diphosphate synthase → MTHRTKTRPVKVGNLTIGGNNELIIQSMTTTKTHDVEATVAEIKRLEEAGCQVVRVAVPDERAANAIANIKKQINIPLVADIHFDYRLALKAIEGGIDKVRINPGNIGRRHKVEAVVNAAKERGIPIRIGVNAGSLERHILEKYGYPTADGMVESALHHIKILEDLDFHDIIVSMKASDVNLAIEAYEKAARAFDYPLHLGITESGTLFAGTVKSAAGLGAILSKGIGNTLRISLSADPVEEVKVARELLKSFGLASNAATLISCPTCGRIEIDLISIANEVEEYISTLQVPIKVAVLGCAVNGPGEAREADIGIAGARGEGLLFRKGQVVRKVPEETMVEELKKEIDVIAAEMAAERDKEKETQEQ, encoded by the coding sequence ATGACTCATCGTACAAAAACACGTCCAGTTAAAGTCGGTAATTTAACAATTGGCGGTAATAATGAATTAATTATACAAAGTATGACAACAACAAAAACACATGATGTTGAAGCAACAGTTGCTGAAATTAAACGTTTAGAAGAAGCTGGTTGTCAGGTTGTTCGTGTTGCCGTTCCAGATGAACGCGCAGCAAATGCTATTGCTAATATTAAAAAACAAATCAACATTCCACTTGTTGCTGATATTCATTTTGATTATCGCCTTGCTTTAAAAGCAATTGAAGGTGGCATTGATAAAGTACGTATCAATCCAGGTAACATTGGTCGTCGCCATAAAGTAGAAGCTGTTGTAAATGCAGCAAAAGAGCGTGGCATTCCAATCCGTATCGGTGTAAACGCTGGTTCATTAGAGCGTCACATTTTAGAAAAGTACGGATACCCAACTGCAGATGGCATGGTTGAGAGCGCACTACATCACATTAAAATTTTAGAGGACTTAGATTTCCACGATATTATCGTATCTATGAAAGCCTCTGATGTTAACTTAGCAATTGAAGCATATGAAAAAGCTGCTCGCGCTTTTGATTATCCATTACATTTAGGTATTACAGAATCTGGCACATTGTTTGCTGGAACTGTAAAAAGTGCCGCTGGTCTTGGAGCAATTTTAAGTAAAGGCATCGGAAACACACTTCGTATTTCATTAAGTGCTGATCCAGTTGAAGAAGTAAAAGTTGCACGTGAACTATTAAAGTCATTCGGTCTTGCATCTAATGCAGCAACACTTATCTCTTGTCCAACTTGCGGTCGTATTGAAATTGATTTAATTAGCATCGCTAACGAAGTGGAAGAATATATTTCTACACTGCAAGTACCAATTAAAGTTGCAGTACTTGGTTGCGCTGTAAACGGCCCTGGTGAAGCTCGTGAAGCTGATATCGGTATTGCCGGTGCACGTGGAGAAGGATTATTATTCCGTAAAGGGCAAGTTGTTCGTAAAGTACCAGAAGAAACAATGGTAGAAGAACTGAAAAAAGAAATCGATGTAATTGCTGCTGAAATGGCTGCTGAAAGAGATAAAGAAAAAGAAACACAAGAACAATAA
- a CDS encoding metal ABC transporter permease: MIQDFLQYDFLRNSLYAGILIGLVAPLIGVFVVIRRLSLIADALSHVTLSGIAASLLLEKTIFTGGFLNPLYMGMIFSIGGALLIEKLRTVYKHYQELAIPIILSAGMGIGVIFISLANGFNTDLFSYLFGSVSAVTSTDLIIIGIVAIVVIATIILLYKELFLLSFDEEYAVSTGLRAKWIHFIFIILVALVIAVSMRVVGVLLVSSLMTLPVAASIRIAKGFKQTIFFSILFGEIAVIGGMFASYQLDLAPGGTIVMIAVLILIGAILWKKKKTA, translated from the coding sequence ATGATACAAGATTTTTTACAATATGACTTTTTACGTAATTCTTTATATGCAGGTATTTTAATTGGACTTGTTGCACCGCTTATCGGTGTGTTTGTTGTTATTCGTCGTTTATCTCTTATTGCAGATGCATTAAGTCACGTGACGTTATCAGGTATTGCAGCAAGTTTACTACTTGAAAAAACAATTTTTACAGGTGGCTTTTTAAATCCCCTATATATGGGGATGATTTTCTCGATTGGGGGAGCGTTACTAATTGAAAAGTTACGAACTGTATATAAGCATTATCAAGAATTAGCAATTCCGATTATTCTTTCAGCAGGAATGGGAATTGGAGTTATTTTCATTTCACTTGCAAATGGATTTAACACAGACTTATTTAGTTATTTATTTGGTAGTGTAAGTGCTGTAACGAGTACGGATTTAATTATTATTGGGATTGTAGCAATTGTTGTTATTGCGACAATTATTTTATTATATAAAGAGCTGTTTTTATTATCATTTGATGAGGAATACGCAGTATCAACTGGTTTAAGGGCAAAATGGATTCACTTTATCTTCATTATATTAGTTGCTCTTGTCATTGCAGTATCAATGCGTGTAGTAGGTGTTCTTCTCGTATCCTCATTAATGACGTTACCAGTTGCAGCAAGTATTCGTATTGCTAAAGGATTTAAACAAACAATTTTCTTTTCCATTTTATTTGGTGAAATTGCAGTAATTGGTGGAATGTTTGCTTCGTATCAACTTGATCTAGCACCAGGTGGTACAATTGTTATGATAGCAGTTCTTATTTTAATCGGTGCGATTTTATGGAAGAAGAAAAAAACTGCATAA